GACATCACTTATTCTTTTTCATTTCCTATTAAATATCTCCTACTAAGATAGCACAAGCAACCTATTTTTTTCCATTAAAATGGCTATTTTTTCAACATAAATAAAGGATATTATTCTTTTTCTCTTTTTTTGTCACTATTTTGAATACATTACAAATTATTTTGTTCATAGTAATGACTGATATATCGGTCAACCTCTCGTAATTGAACTGATTCAATATGCTGGCTTTTGATAAAGTAAAAACTCCTTTGATATTCTTTACTTAAAGGATTCCATTTTATTTTTTCAGTCAACGCTTTCTTTGATAAGATTGATTGCCCGATACCTTGTTCCAAACACCTGACGATCATTTCATTGTTTTTGATCAACATTTTCTGTGGAGTCAGATTATGCTCTAAAAAATAGCGCTCTGTATAATGAAAAACACCAGAATTCTCTTCTCGAACTAGCCATAAATCTTGAGTAAAATCACCTGCATGAACTAGTTCATCCGTTAAAATTTGTTGTCGTATAATCAAGTTTGTTATTAACGGTTTTTCAATAAACCCAAAGTGTGCTTGGTGCTTTTCAATTCTATCTAGCACTTGCTCTGAATTATCCATATCTAAAATAAATGAGACTGCTGGAAATTGCTGACTTAATTGTTTCATTAATTCTGGCAGATAGTAAACCGCAAATGTATTTGAAGCAACGATTCTACACGTTTCTCTGGGAATCGTTTGAATTTGTAACGCATGTAATGTATCCTCCCAATCATCCGATAAATTAAGCAGATGATGGTATAAAATATCGGCTTGCTTTGTCGCACTGATTTCTTGCCGACCATTTCTAATAAATAATTGAATATTTAACTCTTCTTCTAGTTGTTTGATCTGGTTAGATACTGCTGGTTGGGAAATAAATAAATTTTCCGCAGTCTTTGAAAAGTTTTTTGTTTCGTATACAGAGCGAAATGTTTTCAGTAATTTAAACATAGAGACCCTTTCCATTCGTTTTAGTTATAGATAATATTTTAACTATTTATTTCTCAAATGCAAATTATTTCGTTATACTGGATGTATAGTTAGACAAGGAAAGAAGATGAATGATTTAGTGGAAAACAATAATACAAAGTACTCATATTTAACAAAGGCAATGCTTATTCTCCCTGGATTAATGACAGCCTTTATCGTAGCTGTCATCAGTAAAGTTGCAGCTATTTGGCTCCCAACCTTAGGTGCTGCAACTATCGCCATTTTGCTCGGTATTTTACTAGGCAATACTTTTTTGAAAAATCCTGTTTTGGAAAAGGGAACCAAAATAGCCGAAGGTAAGCTCCTTGAATTCTCGGTTGTATTGTTAGGAGCAACTGTTACCTTTCAAACTATCGCTCAAATTGGTTTTAAAGGCGGTATTTTTATTCTTTTGCAAATGACTTTAACGATTCTTGCTTCTTATGTACTTGGTAAAAAGATGCAGTTTTCAGATAATATGTCCCTATTGATGGCTGGCGGAAATGCGGTCTGCGGCTCTTCTGCGGTTGCTTCGATTGCACCTGCTATTCATGCTAAAGAAGAAGAAAAAGGACAGATCATCACACTGGTCAACTTATTAGGAACAATTCTTATGTTGCTGCTCCCTATTATCGGCTCTCTTATTTATGGGAGTGATGTTTTAACTAAGAGTGCTTTGATCGGTGGTATTTTGCAATCAGTAGGGCAGGTGGTTGCAAGTGCTAGTATGGTTAATGAACAAGTCGTAGAGCTTGCTATGCTATTTAAAATCATGCGGATTATGCTGCTTGTGGTGGTCGTTTATCTTTTTGGCAAATTCAAACATCAACGATCTGACATTTCAGCCACTACTAACACTTCCCCTAAAAAAAAGAGTTCTGCTTTACCGTGGTACGTTGTAGGTTTTGTGTTGTTTTGTGTTATAAATAGTCTGATTCATTTGCCAGCCAGTCTCAGCGAAACAGCCCACTTTTTCAGCGGTTGGTTTGAAATCACTGCATTGGCTGCCATCGGCTTACGTTTAGATTTTCAAAAATTCTTCAAAGAAGGAAAACGGTTTTTGATTTATGGCTTATCGGTCGGTTTGATTCAAGTGGTTTTAGCAATCGTTTTGATTGCATTACTAGCTATTTAATTTAAATGAATAAAACATAGAAAGGAAATGTATCTGATTGATACATTTCCTTTCTATGTTTTGCCTAATTTTATTTGTTTGACTCATGCTTCTCATCTATATGGCTCTTAAATCCAACATAGGATTTATTACCGCTCAGATTAAGTACGAATAATACAATCACCAGTGATAAAATCGATACTGATAATAATAAAGTTTGGACAGCATCGCCATGTAAAACCATTAACTGTCTTAAAATAGCCGTAATACAAATCAGGATCAAATATCTAATTGGAATATGATGTCCTTCTTGAATATAGCGAATCACCATCATGATAAACTCAAATAACATGAAAAATGCCACAACTTCCTGCATCACGATCGATAAGTTTTTGGGTGTCATCGGTTTTGTGATAAATGTACTGATATCAAATAATTGACGTATCATAAAAATCAAAATAAGTAGGGCAAGTGCGCCTAAAACAACGTCCAAAACCCAATTGACATATTTTTTCATTATCCCAAATCTTTGTTCTTCTTTCATCTTCGTCCTCCTTTTGTTTTTAGCGCTAGCTTTAAGCTAGATAAAAAAATTTAGTTCCGCCAATCTTCTTTAAGACGAATACTATTCTTCCCTTATAAGAATAATATAACATTTTTTTTATATGATGTAAAAATCTAAATCTGAAAGAAAAGCAGACACGGCAATGACTTGGAATCATTTTTTGTGAAAACAAAACAAACTATTGGGAGTATTTCACTTAAAAATCAATACAATCATAGGTAGTTTACTCTGTTATAAAGCTAGGAATACGATTCAATACAACTATAAACTATATCAGTCTTTTTATCTAAAGAAAACAACTTTGATATATTGATTTTGACATAGGCATACTATAGAATAAATTTATACATCTTTTTTCCCTTCGCGAATGTAAGGGTTTACAAAAAAAGAAGTACTAGTCACTTATATTTTATCAAAAATTTATGCAAGGAGGAATAACATGAATACATTTCTAGATAAACTTCAAGCAAAATTAGGTCCGATCGCTTACAAACTTGATTCTAATCGTTATCTTTCAGCCATTAAAAATGGGTTCTTTGTCGCTATGCCTTTATTGATCATTGGTTCTATGTTTTTACTCGTTACACAATTACCGATAGAGCCGTATACTAATTTTATGGAATCTGTTTTAGGCAAAGATTGGATGGGACTATTTTTACAAGTCAACAATATGACGATGAATGCAATGACTTTATTTGTTATCTTAGGCATTGCTAGTGAGATGGCTAAGTATTATTCTGTAGACCGAGGCTCTACTCAAGCAATTTCTCTAGTTGCTTTTCTAGTGCTAACACCGATTACGGTGACTGATAATGGTTCATTTTTACCTTTAGGAAACTTTGGTGCATCAGGTCTATTTGTCGGTATGATCACTGCTATTCTAGCTGCTGAAATTTTTCGTTGGGTGATTCAAAAAGGTTGGACGATCAAAATGCCTGATTCAGTTCCTTCTAATGTTGCAAAATCTTTTTCAGCATTGATTCCGGGATTTTTCGTAGTGATCGTTTTTAATTTGATTCGGATTGGTTTTACCTTCACTTCATATGAAACTGCTCAAAATTTTATTTTCGAGGTCCTACAAACACCGCTTCTGGCTCTAGGAAGCTCACTGCCTGCGACATTAATCATATTATTATTTGAAGCATTATTATGGTCGTTTGGTATCCACGGTTCAAATATCGTTGGCGCTGTGATGCAGCCGATTTGGATTGCTCTGACCGTAGAAAATGCGCAAGCTTTTGCAGCTGGAGAAAAACTACCGAATATTGTCAACTATCAATTTTATAGTAATTTTGTTAAACTTGGCGGCTCTAGTGCGACAATTGGTTTGGCAATTGCTTGTTTATTTTTTGCAAAATCCTCTCAGTTTAAAACGCTAGGAAAACTCTCCTTTGCTCCTGCAATTTTCAATATTAATGAACCCTTAGTTTTTGGTATTCCGATTGTTTTAAATCCCATGATGTTGATTCCTTTTATCATTGCACCACTTTTGATGTGTATCGTAGCTTATCTAGCCATGGCAACCGGGATTGTTCCTTTAGCTAATGGGGTTAACTTACCGTGGACCATGCCTCCGATCATTGCTGGATTGATGGTTAGTGGTTGGCGAGGCGCTTTGTTACAAGTTGTGCAAATTTTATTAAGTATTGGATTGTATTATCCATTTTTTAAGATGGAAGATGCAAAAGCATATAAGATTGAAATGGAAGGGGAAGCAGCATATGACGGGGAACTAGAAGTAGATATTACTGAGAAAGCTTAAATGGAACTCAGAGAATACATTCTTTGACAGCCTAGTTGTGAATATAAAAGTAAGTGGGACATAACTCTTCGAGTCATGTCCCACTCACTTGGAATCCGGATAAACGGTGGGAGCAGAAGCAATCTTATCGGAAATAAACACTTCTGTCCCATCCTCTTTTATTGCCCTTATTAACTAGATCATTCCAAAGGCTATCACAATCGCAGGCAATATGTTATTTAAAAAGTGAATAGACATACTGATCTCTAAACGTTGAGTTTTATAATAAGCCAGAGAAAGAATCAAGCCCATCGATCCATAAATCAAAAAACTGATCAGGTTAGTAGGACCATGAATCAAACCAAATAAAATTGAACTAATTGCGATACCGATCATCGGAAATTTTTCTAGCCAAAAACCAATGATTCCACCTCTAAATACAATTTCTTCCATGATTGGTGCTGAGATCCCAATCAATAATACGATCAATAGAGGATTCTCTCCTGTAAACATTGTTTGAATAGCTGCATCATTTGCAGTAGTTTCTGATCCTTGAGTATTTAATAAAAGCGTTCCGCCAATAGCAATCACTCTTGCTAAAATAAATCCTCCTACAATGATCCCAACATTTTTCTTAGTAAAAAAATTCCATTTTAAGCTTAAGAACCCAAGTTTTTTTCCTAAAAATATCAAAAGCCAGATATTTCCGATTACTATCAGTATCAGCAAAATAGATACAAACAAAGATAAATTTGCTTCGCCGATTCCTTGAGAAATTCCTTTTGCTACCCCAAATGCGGTCATACTAATTTGACTTAATAGAAACAATCCAACCAAAATAAAAAAATTTTTAACATACGTCATCCCATTACTCTCCTTTTTTTAGATATACTTTTGAGTATATCTTTCATAATAACAAACTATGATTGAGTAGTAAAACGGATACACGTAAAATGAATGTGCGCCTAGAAAACTCCATTTACATTAAGCACACTGTATTCATCGGGTAGTTTATTGTTCTTATTTTAATTAAATCCATAAATCCTCTGACAGGTTTTATAGATACGCAAAACAAAATAGCGAATACCAAATCCTTTTCGTGAAAGCAAAGCGCCTAAAAATCTTTTTCTTAACTGTTCATATAAAGTAGGATCAATCGTTTCGATATAGTGCCACAACATTTCTTTTTTCCAAAGATTCTCTTCAGTATTACTCTTCAATGCCAATACTGAAGACACAGTCGTGACAATCTCTAGAAATTGAAAAAGATATTGCCTACACGATTCATCTTCGATCTGGTTAGAGCTATACAACTCAATCATTTTTTTATTCACTAAAAGTTGCTGATCGATTTGTTTGATCATTTTATTTTCATTGACCGATTGATCTTCTCTACCAATAAAATAGCGGTAGAAATCTACATTTAAATAATAGATTTTTCTAACATACTGCATTGGTTCAAAAACAAATAAATTATCCACGTAAAAAGTGTGTCTAGGTAAACGAAGATTGATTCGTTTTAATAAGTCGGTGTTGAATATGATGGAGTGCATTAATAAATAGTTTCCTTGTCGGAAGTTTGTCTCACTCCAGCCAACTATTTTATTTTCTGGAATGACCCGTTTGTACAACACTCTTTTTTTACGAAAAGCACCAACTTTTTCATAAACATAGTTTGTCACCAACATATCGATTTTTCGATCATTCGTTAGTTGCTTTAATTGATGGATAACACGACTATAAGCCGTGCTATCCACCCAATCATCACTATCTACCACTTTAAAATAATGACCTGTAGCAGCTTGTAACCCTGTTGTCACTGCAGCTCCATGTCCTCCATTGTCTTGATGGATAACTTTTACTGTATCGGGATAATGCTGGTTATAGCGGTTGGCAATTTCTCCTGTCTTATCCGTTGAACCATCATTTACAATAATAATTTCTACATTGGCAGCTTCCTTCAATAAAGAGTCAACTGCTCGGTGAAGATAATCTTCTGAATTATAAGCTGGAACAATTACACTTAGTATTTTCATTTTCAATCCTTCTTCATTATCACAAATTTCATCATTGGGTAATTGATCACCACTTGGATGATGATATTCACAAAGTTAGCAATCGTTGGTGCAACATTCCCTGTTACAGGTTTTATCAACCCGATCACATGCGGTGGCAACCAAACAGAAATAATTCCAGCTACAACTACCGTCAAAATATACCACGGCAAAGCCTTTCCTATTTTATTTGTTGAGCCAAAAACAATTTTTCTTTGTACAATAAAATTCACGATCTGCGCGCAAACATACGCAATTAAAAAACTGATAAAACCAACTACTCCCCCTTCAGAAGTTGGGTACTTAAAAATAAACCACTGAAAAGCTGAATTTTTAATAAACATCGGCAGTAAACCTGAACTTATCCATAATACTGCGAAATTCGTAATAGTCGCAACATTACTCATCACATTAAATAAGAGGAACTCATACATTTCAGGATGTTTTTTCTTCCAATTTTTGAATGCTTGAACTACTCTATTTTCTTTTTTCACCTTCTAAATTCCTTTCAAGCTTGGTTAAATCTTTTATTTTCTTCACTTTGTTATTTAGAAAATAGCCTTTCAGCAATCTATTCGTTCCTTTAAATAAATGACCATTTACAATCAGCAGAATCGCTTTTACCATCGATTGACTAATATTGCCCCCAGTCATTTTAGCCATTGCACGAAACGGCATATTGTAATTGAATAAGATATTTAAATTCGGTTCACCCTTTTCTATGCTCTTGTCTTTCATTCTAGTTAAAATCTTATATATCCCTCTTGCGAGCATGCTTTTTGCGTAAAACATTTGGCTGAGCGTGTCATTCATGCCTAATTCTTTTTCCCGCTCCCACATACTTCCTGTAATTTCATGTTGGTAAAGAATTTCAAAATCAGTTTTAGATAAACGATTCACTTCACCACTAAAATACGGCGCTAAATTTTCTTTGTCGTAAATCGTTTTTAACGTCACACCTTCTCGCTCAATAGTCGTTTCAAATGGTAAATCCTGACTACTCGTCCCAACAGAAATCGTATACTCTCCGGCTTCAATTTCCCACTGATTCGACTCTGGGTTAAAGAATCTAAATGTGTATATATCAAACGGAATAGTGACTGTGGCTTTTTCACCCTGTCTCAAAAATACTTTTTTAAATCCTTTTAGCTCTTTGGTTGGTCGAAAAATCGCTGAATCCTTTTTCCCTATATAAAGCTGCAACACCTCGGCTCCGTCCAGTTTCCCATTATTTTCTACTAAACATGAAATACCTTGCTCTGTTACGACAAAATCTGTACAAGAAAAGTTCGTGTAGCTTAGACCAAATCCAAAGGGAAATAGCACTTCTTTTTTCACCTTATCATAGTAACGATAGCCAACAAAAATAGATTCTCTATACTCAGCATCGTATTCTTTTCCTGGATAATAATATGCTGCTGGCGTATCTGAATAACTGAGTGGATAAGACTCATTAAGTTTACCTGATGGATTTACTTTGCCAGTTAAGACATCTAACGCTCCGTGTGCACCCGCCTGTCCTCCTAAATAACAATGAATCACTGCATCGACTTTTTCTAGCCAAGGCATTTCAATAGCAGAACCGCCAGACAAGATAACAACGATCTTTTTATTCAGCTTTGCTAATTCGTGCAGTAAAACTTCTTGATTTTTTGGAAGCTTCATATGTTCTCGATCCAGTCCTTCTACTTCACTAATCTCAGTCAATCCCATAAAGAGTAAAATCATATCTGATTTTTCCGCTACAATTTTAGCCTCGTTCACTAATCCATTATCCAACTTATTTTTCCGATCATAGCCTTGGGCAAAACCAACGATTTCAAGGTCGTAGTCAGAAACAGCTTCCAATATCGTATCAACTTCTGTCGGATTTACTAGTGATGAACCTGCGCCTTGATATCTTGAATCTTTGGCAAAGTCACCAATAATCGCAAGTTTCTCCAACGCTTTTAATGGCAATGTTTCTTGATTATTTTTAAGTAGCACAACACTTTGCGCTGCAGCTGTTCGAACAAATGCATTGCGTTCTTTGGCTGTTGTTTTAACTTGTTGCGTTTGTTTTTGATCATGGATAGCTAGAGTAACGGTTAACAGTTCATCTATTCGCTCATCAAGAATACTTTCACTAAGAACGCCAGATTCGACTGCTTCAACAATTTCTAAAGCACCCGCATTTCCTGTTCCAGGCATTTCCAAGTGGCTACCATTTTTTACACCGTCCACATGATCATTACTGCCGCCCCAATCAGATACGACAAAACCATCAAATCCCCATTCGTCTTTTAAAATTTCTCGAAGTAAATAGTGATGTTCATTAGCATAAATGCCATTGATTCGATTATAGGCTGTCATGATACTTTTTGGTTTTGCTTCTTTTACAGCTATTTCAAACCCAGTCAAATAAATTTCTCTTAAAGCCCTTTCATCTACAACTGAATTATTTGCCATTCGTCGTAATTCTTGGCTATTCGCCGCAAAATGTTTAGGACAAGCAGCCACACCATTTTCTTGGATTCCTTTAATATACGCGGCCGCCATTTTACCTGATAAATAAGGATCTTCACTAAAATATTCAAAGTTACGACCACACAAAGGACTGCGTTTTGTATTCAATCCTGGCCCTAAAATAACATCGATTCCT
This sequence is a window from Enterococcus sp. 7F3_DIV0205. Protein-coding genes within it:
- a CDS encoding GtrA family protein, whose protein sequence is MYEFLLFNVMSNVATITNFAVLWISSGLLPMFIKNSAFQWFIFKYPTSEGGVVGFISFLIAYVCAQIVNFIVQRKIVFGSTNKIGKALPWYILTVVVAGIISVWLPPHVIGLIKPVTGNVAPTIANFVNIIIQVVINYPMMKFVIMKKD
- the celB gene encoding PTS cellobiose transporter subunit IIC; the encoded protein is MNTFLDKLQAKLGPIAYKLDSNRYLSAIKNGFFVAMPLLIIGSMFLLVTQLPIEPYTNFMESVLGKDWMGLFLQVNNMTMNAMTLFVILGIASEMAKYYSVDRGSTQAISLVAFLVLTPITVTDNGSFLPLGNFGASGLFVGMITAILAAEIFRWVIQKGWTIKMPDSVPSNVAKSFSALIPGFFVVIVFNLIRIGFTFTSYETAQNFIFEVLQTPLLALGSSLPATLIILLFEALLWSFGIHGSNIVGAVMQPIWIALTVENAQAFAAGEKLPNIVNYQFYSNFVKLGGSSATIGLAIACLFFAKSSQFKTLGKLSFAPAIFNINEPLVFGIPIVLNPMMLIPFIIAPLLMCIVAYLAMATGIVPLANGVNLPWTMPPIIAGLMVSGWRGALLQVVQILLSIGLYYPFFKMEDAKAYKIEMEGEAAYDGELEVDITEKA
- a CDS encoding YeiH family protein is translated as MNDLVENNNTKYSYLTKAMLILPGLMTAFIVAVISKVAAIWLPTLGAATIAILLGILLGNTFLKNPVLEKGTKIAEGKLLEFSVVLLGATVTFQTIAQIGFKGGIFILLQMTLTILASYVLGKKMQFSDNMSLLMAGGNAVCGSSAVASIAPAIHAKEEEKGQIITLVNLLGTILMLLLPIIGSLIYGSDVLTKSALIGGILQSVGQVVASASMVNEQVVELAMLFKIMRIMLLVVVVYLFGKFKHQRSDISATTNTSPKKKSSALPWYVVGFVLFCVINSLIHLPASLSETAHFFSGWFEITALAAIGLRLDFQKFFKEGKRFLIYGLSVGLIQVVLAIVLIALLAI
- a CDS encoding glycosyltransferase family 2 protein, with the translated sequence MKILSVIVPAYNSEDYLHRAVDSLLKEAANVEIIIVNDGSTDKTGEIANRYNQHYPDTVKVIHQDNGGHGAAVTTGLQAATGHYFKVVDSDDWVDSTAYSRVIHQLKQLTNDRKIDMLVTNYVYEKVGAFRKKRVLYKRVIPENKIVGWSETNFRQGNYLLMHSIIFNTDLLKRINLRLPRHTFYVDNLFVFEPMQYVRKIYYLNVDFYRYFIGREDQSVNENKMIKQIDQQLLVNKKMIELYSSNQIEDESCRQYLFQFLEIVTTVSSVLALKSNTEENLWKKEMLWHYIETIDPTLYEQLRKRFLGALLSRKGFGIRYFVLRIYKTCQRIYGFN
- the psiE gene encoding phosphate-starvation-inducible protein PsiE encodes the protein MKEEQRFGIMKKYVNWVLDVVLGALALLILIFMIRQLFDISTFITKPMTPKNLSIVMQEVVAFFMLFEFIMMVIRYIQEGHHIPIRYLILICITAILRQLMVLHGDAVQTLLLSVSILSLVIVLFVLNLSGNKSYVGFKSHIDEKHESNK
- a CDS encoding CPBP family intramembrane glutamic endopeptidase codes for the protein MTYVKNFFILVGLFLLSQISMTAFGVAKGISQGIGEANLSLFVSILLILIVIGNIWLLIFLGKKLGFLSLKWNFFTKKNVGIIVGGFILARVIAIGGTLLLNTQGSETTANDAAIQTMFTGENPLLIVLLIGISAPIMEEIVFRGGIIGFWLEKFPMIGIAISSILFGLIHGPTNLISFLIYGSMGLILSLAYYKTQRLEISMSIHFLNNILPAIVIAFGMI
- a CDS encoding LysR family transcriptional regulator — translated: MFKLLKTFRSVYETKNFSKTAENLFISQPAVSNQIKQLEEELNIQLFIRNGRQEISATKQADILYHHLLNLSDDWEDTLHALQIQTIPRETCRIVASNTFAVYYLPELMKQLSQQFPAVSFILDMDNSEQVLDRIEKHQAHFGFIEKPLITNLIIRQQILTDELVHAGDFTQDLWLVREENSGVFHYTERYFLEHNLTPQKMLIKNNEMIVRCLEQGIGQSILSKKALTEKIKWNPLSKEYQRSFYFIKSQHIESVQLREVDRYISHYYEQNNL
- a CDS encoding glycoside hydrolase family 3 C-terminal domain-containing protein, whose protein sequence is MENRERIEKMTLTEKARMMSGASIWKTVELPDLDIPALFLSDGPTGLRKQSGSGDHLGLNASIPSTCYPTAATIANSWDLELAETIGRFLGDEALEQGIDVILGPGLNTKRSPLCGRNFEYFSEDPYLSGKMAAAYIKGIQENGVAACPKHFAANSQELRRMANNSVVDERALREIYLTGFEIAVKEAKPKSIMTAYNRINGIYANEHHYLLREILKDEWGFDGFVVSDWGGSNDHVDGVKNGSHLEMPGTGNAGALEIVEAVESGVLSESILDERIDELLTVTLAIHDQKQTQQVKTTAKERNAFVRTAAAQSVVLLKNNQETLPLKALEKLAIIGDFAKDSRYQGAGSSLVNPTEVDTILEAVSDYDLEIVGFAQGYDRKNKLDNGLVNEAKIVAEKSDMILLFMGLTEISEVEGLDREHMKLPKNQEVLLHELAKLNKKIVVILSGGSAIEMPWLEKVDAVIHCYLGGQAGAHGALDVLTGKVNPSGKLNESYPLSYSDTPAAYYYPGKEYDAEYRESIFVGYRYYDKVKKEVLFPFGFGLSYTNFSCTDFVVTEQGISCLVENNGKLDGAEVLQLYIGKKDSAIFRPTKELKGFKKVFLRQGEKATVTIPFDIYTFRFFNPESNQWEIEAGEYTISVGTSSQDLPFETTIEREGVTLKTIYDKENLAPYFSGEVNRLSKTDFEILYQHEITGSMWEREKELGMNDTLSQMFYAKSMLARGIYKILTRMKDKSIEKGEPNLNILFNYNMPFRAMAKMTGGNISQSMVKAILLIVNGHLFKGTNRLLKGYFLNNKVKKIKDLTKLERNLEGEKRK